AAGCTGATGTGTATGCGATTCAAAGTAAATGCTTACATCCGCTACCAGAAAAATTTCATGGTTTAGTTAACGTAGAAACTCGATACCGTCAACGATATTTAGATTTAATCAGTAATCCAGAAAGTCGTTCTGTTTTACAAAAACGTTCATTAATTGTACAAGCTTGCAGAGAATTTTTAACATCACATGGCTACCTAGAAGTTGAAACTCCGATGTTACATCCAATTGCGGGTGGAGCAGCAGCAAAACCTTTTTCAACGCATCACAATGCTTTAGGCCAAGAGTTTTTCTTGCGTATTGCGCCTGAATTGTATTTAAAACGTCTTGTGGTTGGTGGGTTTGATAAAGTGTTTGAATTAAATCGTAACTTTAGAAATGAAGGGGTTTCTCCTCGTCATAATCCAGAATTTACGATGCTTGAATGTTATACAGCTCATGAAGGTTTTGAATATGGTATGGATATTGTAGAGCAGTTGATTCAAGCAATGGCTGCTAAAGTTTCTGATACGGGGATTGTTGCCTTTGGTGAACATGTCATCGATTTATCAAAACCGTTTGCAAAAATTTCTATGAAATCTGCGGTTCAAACTCGTCACAACTTATCAGATGCTGATATGAATGAATCGACAATTGATGCGTTATTAAAAAAACATCATGTTGCATTGCCAAAATCAAATATGACCATCAACGAAAAGATTTATCTTTTGTTTGAAGAAACTGTTGAATCAACATTAATTCAACCAACATTTATTATCGATTTCCCGATCGAAGTTTCACCCTTAGCAAAACGCCATGCACAAGATGCAACGCTTGCAGCTCGTGCAGAGCTGTTTATTGTGGGTATCGAATTTGCAAACTTATTTAATGAGTTAAATGATCCGTTTGATCAAGCAGA
This genomic interval from Candidatus Chromulinivorax destructor contains the following:
- the lysS gene encoding lysine--tRNA ligase encodes the protein MEDKKNMNGAPVADHVESSSQEHEIRVEKVAKMREAGIEPWPEVKHATASCQQVIDDFVENAEPVQVYAVVGRVVSIRLHGKAAFVHLQEQGNKLQVYFQQERIGAVAFEQLQSFVDIGDFLWVKGFSFKTQRGEITLKADVYAIQSKCLHPLPEKFHGLVNVETRYRQRYLDLISNPESRSVLQKRSLIVQACREFLTSHGYLEVETPMLHPIAGGAAAKPFSTHHNALGQEFFLRIAPELYLKRLVVGGFDKVFELNRNFRNEGVSPRHNPEFTMLECYTAHEGFEYGMDIVEQLIQAMAAKVSDTGIVAFGEHVIDLSKPFAKISMKSAVQTRHNLSDADMNESTIDALLKKHHVALPKSNMTINEKIYLLFEETVESTLIQPTFIIDFPIEVSPLAKRHAQDATLAARAELFIVGIEFANLFNELNDPFDQADRFKSQMDAHKAGDEEAHQYDADFILALEHALPPTVGFGIGIDRLIMLITGSTSIKDVILFPTLKKK